In one window of Nitrospira sp. DNA:
- a CDS encoding MerR family transcriptional regulator yields the protein MCQVFLYKLFDKHWTLKYNQKIIMNLHRIHRVAKLTGLSKDVIRVWERRYGLVKPSRSSNRYREYSDEEVALLRFVKDQMEQGATIGGLAAEGHDALVARMRIATPVSPQEEKPHERLLDDLIGSLDPLDKAGFERKLNGAVAVIPFEEALHRILLPLQRRIGELWHEGRLKVGIEHYVTKLVQQKLFSVMNQMPVNELGPRVLIACAEGELHEIGAQAAAYIAASHGCQVYYLGPNLPTSELLSFCERITPDLVLLSLTDAQTEAAALQHLKNLERLASRWSIAVGGQGARAIEPLLRNSTIELLDDFNALHSRLTRLSSHRKLADHSQ from the coding sequence ATGTGTCAAGTGTTTTTGTATAAATTATTTGACAAACATTGGACGCTGAAATATAATCAAAAAATAATAATGAATCTCCATAGAATTCATAGAGTTGCGAAACTAACAGGCCTCTCGAAGGATGTGATTCGTGTCTGGGAGAGGCGCTACGGGCTTGTCAAACCTTCGCGAAGCTCCAATCGCTATCGGGAGTACAGCGACGAAGAAGTGGCACTCCTTCGCTTCGTGAAGGATCAAATGGAACAAGGGGCAACGATCGGGGGACTGGCAGCGGAGGGACATGATGCCCTGGTCGCGCGCATGCGCATCGCCACGCCGGTTTCTCCCCAGGAGGAAAAACCGCATGAGCGGCTGCTAGATGATTTGATTGGATCCCTTGACCCGCTCGACAAGGCAGGATTCGAGCGCAAGCTCAACGGCGCGGTGGCCGTCATACCATTTGAAGAGGCGCTTCACCGAATATTACTGCCACTGCAGCGCCGCATTGGCGAGCTCTGGCATGAAGGCAGATTGAAGGTAGGCATCGAGCACTACGTGACAAAACTCGTGCAGCAAAAACTCTTCTCCGTCATGAATCAAATGCCGGTCAATGAATTAGGGCCCCGCGTCTTGATCGCCTGCGCTGAAGGGGAGCTTCATGAAATTGGCGCGCAAGCCGCCGCCTACATTGCCGCCTCTCATGGTTGCCAGGTGTATTACCTGGGCCCCAATTTGCCCACGTCAGAGCTTCTGTCATTCTGCGAGCGGATCACTCCCGATCTCGTCCTGCTCTCTCTCACCGATGCACAAACAGAAGCGGCCGCACTTCAACACCTCAAGAACCTCGAGCGGCTCGCCAGCCGCTGGTCTATTGCGGTGGGAGGACAGGGGGCGCGCGCCATCGAGCCGCTCCTGCGGAATTCCACGATAGAACTCCTCGACGACTTCAACGCACTGCACAGCCGACTGACCAGGCTTAGCTCACACCGCAAACTCGCCGATCATTCCCAATAG
- a CDS encoding helix-turn-helix transcriptional regulator, whose amino-acid sequence MKLKEPKELNRIRVFRQELGLSQKALAANIGTSQQQIQRIEAGTQSVRHDLAIKISAALGAPVATLFPAVSEAAHTITFSKASPARVPVQVSRRMRTELADAADVEGLAHRLDAPAILPQLIKKLAICTLVGLEEIHIGSEDGKHGSVWDGVLRVSQGHVFVSPGVSGWEMGTQEQVEEKADADYAARVNEPGVVQPAHSTFVFVTPRRWANKEAWALSKRQEGLWKDVRVLDADDLAAWLEACPAVHIWFSTLMGRHPSGVMDIHSFWHTWSGATCPAISPELVLAGRWESVVPVHEFLLAQPSVLELQADTREEALAFFAAAVLRMGNPEEREAILARAVIVDDPVAWRQLAGWTTPLVLIPLVHDRHAVAAALANGHSIAVPFGGGERPSHGAIILPWLNREAASAILDATGVAPHRAGELAALAGRSLGVLRRALAVDASTVTPFWTESGSARILISALFAGQWNDRNPADQQVLSALAGTAYGEVTALLQRWAGDPDPPVRLAGDMRVWASLADGWCLLSRSISKQHLERLESVVLEVLGERDPVLTHSGALRKGLAETLAILGSWSEVCPIDDRANGQAWATRMLTKLLSQSEDWFLWTSLSPLFPCLAEAAPDVFLSALERALASPPTHLGTIVSDGDNAALHAPPSTGLLDALEGLAWSPDYFARTALMLATLAGKGPGGGLATGPLVLLRKVLRCGGSGTVANLDERLRVLDLIRTREPNVAWDLLDHCVPSSLDPTQPVVKPRWREWGAERNPTAISTEILRAAEEIAQRQLDDTGTAGSRWKALIDRLPEVPRSVGESLCGRLLSLDPGLFSEADKSLVWESVRQMVSSHRRDHRAAGALSPNVVDRLVGLQAKFEPRDPVIKRKWLFSAEPESSSKQSREDYAKALQEAQISSVDTLFAQGGLPAILSLADQVPYPEKVGAALGASQVPDASEVEILTQCLGSSNEARRQLGRHFLITRRAMKGYNWAVRLREGSVWHTWTPAQRADYFRCLPFPDKMTWDAVDREDDTTRRLYWSHIGPHGHGRLDGQFLERVVQKFLDYRQWESAIELLVLSSEGESSRVRSGLAVEVMSRLASSSPGELDWGRQGHRVVSLLKQMVRSGEISDVELARLEWTLRPFIRCDPRLSRVERVLAETPAFFVELLTCTYGPEPHAIQDATQAQQLRAQCGADLLSRWQQAPGLNVDGTVSIETLTPWVSRARELASSLGLLKAADYQIGRVLAHYPPGEDGAWPHEAVRNLMEKLASEEMEAGLSLGLSFHGNAGREKRSEWKVQADRLRESARRLREGWPRTSRLMAKIATSYEDRAWREDLAQEWGSPSWKL is encoded by the coding sequence ATGAAGCTCAAGGAACCAAAAGAACTGAACCGGATACGGGTTTTCCGTCAAGAATTGGGACTCTCCCAAAAGGCTCTGGCGGCGAACATTGGAACGAGCCAGCAGCAAATTCAGCGAATTGAAGCTGGTACACAATCGGTTCGGCATGACCTCGCCATCAAGATTTCCGCCGCCCTCGGCGCTCCGGTTGCCACGTTGTTTCCGGCAGTGAGCGAGGCGGCTCATACGATCACCTTCTCGAAAGCTTCCCCTGCTCGGGTCCCTGTCCAGGTTTCAAGGCGGATGCGGACAGAGTTGGCGGATGCGGCAGACGTGGAGGGCTTGGCACACCGACTCGATGCGCCCGCCATCCTTCCCCAACTGATCAAGAAGCTGGCGATCTGCACCCTTGTAGGGCTTGAAGAGATCCATATCGGGTCAGAAGATGGGAAACACGGATCTGTGTGGGACGGAGTCCTTCGGGTATCGCAAGGCCATGTCTTTGTTTCTCCAGGAGTTTCCGGCTGGGAGATGGGGACTCAGGAGCAGGTCGAAGAGAAGGCCGACGCAGATTATGCGGCAAGGGTGAACGAACCAGGCGTGGTGCAGCCGGCCCATAGCACATTTGTCTTTGTCACTCCGAGGCGCTGGGCGAACAAAGAAGCCTGGGCTCTATCCAAGCGACAGGAAGGGCTGTGGAAGGACGTTCGTGTTCTTGATGCCGATGATCTGGCGGCCTGGCTCGAGGCCTGCCCGGCGGTGCATATCTGGTTTTCAACTCTGATGGGCAGGCATCCCAGCGGCGTCATGGATATCCACAGCTTCTGGCACACATGGTCGGGCGCAACCTGCCCTGCGATAAGCCCGGAGCTGGTCCTGGCCGGCCGTTGGGAGTCCGTTGTGCCAGTGCATGAGTTCCTTCTGGCTCAGCCATCGGTCTTGGAGCTGCAAGCGGACACGAGAGAAGAAGCCCTGGCGTTTTTTGCCGCTGCCGTTCTGCGTATGGGAAATCCTGAAGAGCGGGAAGCCATTCTGGCTCGCGCGGTGATCGTCGACGATCCTGTGGCCTGGAGGCAGTTGGCTGGCTGGACCACTCCGCTCGTGCTGATCCCGCTTGTTCACGATCGCCATGCTGTGGCTGCCGCTCTCGCGAATGGCCACTCGATCGCGGTTCCGTTTGGGGGAGGCGAACGGCCTTCGCACGGTGCGATCATTCTTCCGTGGCTCAATCGAGAGGCAGCCAGCGCGATTCTCGATGCAACGGGTGTGGCTCCTCACCGTGCTGGAGAACTCGCGGCACTGGCGGGGCGAAGCCTGGGTGTACTCCGGCGAGCCCTGGCTGTTGACGCCTCTACCGTGACCCCGTTCTGGACGGAATCCGGCTCTGCGCGCATCTTGATCTCGGCCCTCTTCGCCGGGCAATGGAATGACCGCAACCCGGCCGATCAACAGGTGCTGTCTGCTCTGGCAGGAACCGCGTATGGAGAAGTGACGGCCCTGCTTCAACGCTGGGCCGGTGATCCTGATCCTCCGGTTCGCCTGGCCGGTGATATGCGGGTGTGGGCGTCCCTGGCGGATGGCTGGTGTCTCCTGTCTCGTTCCATATCGAAACAGCATCTTGAACGGTTGGAGTCTGTGGTGCTGGAGGTATTGGGGGAGCGTGACCCCGTCCTGACGCATTCGGGCGCACTCCGCAAGGGGCTGGCTGAAACGCTCGCGATACTGGGCTCGTGGAGTGAGGTGTGCCCGATCGATGATCGTGCGAACGGACAAGCCTGGGCGACGAGGATGCTCACGAAGCTTCTGTCCCAATCCGAGGACTGGTTTCTGTGGACATCGCTCTCCCCGCTCTTCCCCTGTCTTGCCGAAGCCGCGCCAGACGTCTTTCTCTCGGCGCTCGAACGCGCGCTCGCGAGCCCACCTACGCATCTGGGAACGATAGTCTCAGACGGAGATAACGCGGCACTGCACGCGCCTCCCTCGACGGGACTCTTGGATGCGCTGGAGGGGCTGGCCTGGTCGCCTGACTACTTCGCGCGCACCGCGTTGATGCTCGCGACGCTGGCGGGGAAGGGGCCTGGCGGTGGCTTGGCAACGGGGCCGCTCGTCCTTCTGCGCAAGGTCCTGCGTTGCGGCGGGTCCGGCACTGTTGCGAACTTGGACGAGCGCCTGCGCGTGCTTGATCTGATACGAACACGCGAGCCGAACGTGGCATGGGATCTTCTCGATCACTGTGTGCCAAGCAGCCTGGATCCTACACAGCCGGTCGTCAAGCCGCGCTGGCGAGAGTGGGGGGCGGAACGGAATCCCACGGCCATCTCTACGGAAATCCTGCGGGCTGCAGAGGAGATCGCTCAAAGGCAGCTGGATGATACGGGGACGGCGGGTTCCCGCTGGAAGGCCTTGATAGACCGGTTGCCGGAGGTGCCTCGATCAGTCGGTGAATCGCTGTGTGGCAGGTTGCTGTCTCTCGACCCTGGACTATTCAGTGAAGCCGATAAGAGTCTGGTGTGGGAGAGCGTGCGCCAGATGGTGTCATCGCATCGGCGGGATCATCGTGCGGCTGGAGCGCTTTCCCCCAACGTGGTTGACCGTCTTGTCGGGCTCCAGGCGAAGTTTGAGCCCCGCGATCCGGTCATCAAGCGGAAGTGGCTGTTCTCAGCGGAGCCCGAGAGTTCCTCCAAACAATCTCGCGAGGACTATGCCAAGGCGCTTCAAGAGGCGCAGATCAGCAGTGTGGACACGCTGTTTGCGCAGGGAGGATTACCCGCGATTTTATCGTTAGCTGATCAGGTGCCCTATCCGGAGAAAGTTGGCGCCGCTTTGGGCGCGAGTCAGGTGCCGGATGCATCCGAGGTAGAGATTCTGACGCAATGTTTAGGTTCCTCCAATGAAGCGCGCCGGCAACTGGGCAGGCACTTTCTCATCACACGCCGGGCGATGAAGGGCTATAACTGGGCGGTCCGTTTGCGCGAGGGGAGCGTCTGGCACACGTGGACTCCTGCGCAACGGGCGGATTATTTTCGATGCCTTCCCTTCCCGGACAAAATGACCTGGGATGCGGTGGACCGTGAAGATGATACCACCAGGCGGCTGTATTGGTCGCACATCGGCCCGCATGGGCACGGGCGGCTCGACGGGCAATTTCTTGAGCGGGTCGTCCAAAAGTTTCTCGACTATCGCCAATGGGAGTCGGCGATCGAGCTGCTGGTTCTCTCTTCAGAGGGCGAGTCCTCTCGCGTGCGTTCAGGACTTGCCGTAGAAGTTATGTCTCGCTTGGCGTCATCATCGCCTGGCGAGTTGGATTGGGGACGGCAGGGTCATCGCGTCGTCAGTCTGTTGAAGCAGATGGTTCGGTCCGGCGAGATTTCTGATGTGGAACTCGCACGGTTGGAATGGACGTTAAGGCCGTTTATTCGATGTGATCCGCGGCTCAGTCGAGTCGAGCGGGTGCTGGCCGAGACCCCCGCATTCTTCGTGGAACTATTAACCTGCACCTATGGGCCGGAACCGCACGCGATTCAGGATGCGACCCAGGCGCAGCAGCTCCGTGCCCAGTGCGGGGCTGATCTGCTGTCACGATGGCAGCAGGCGCCCGGACTCAATGTGGATGGGACGGTTTCAATCGAAACGTTGACGCCGTGGGTGTCACGCGCTCGTGAATTGGCATCCAGTCTTGGCCTCCTTAAGGCGGCTGACTATCAGATCGGACGGGTCTTGGCGCATTATCCTCCAGGTGAGGACGGGGCCTGGCCCCATGAAGCGGTTCGGAACCTCATGGAGAAACTGGCCAGCGAGGAGATGGAGGCAGGGCTCAGTCTGGGCCTCTCCTTCCACGGCAATGCGGGTCGCGAAAAGCGGAGTGAATGGAAGGTGCAAGCTGATCGGCTTCGTGAATCCGCGCGCCGGTTACGCGAGGGATGGCCACGTACGTCGCGCCTGATGGCGAAGATCGCAACCTCTTATGAAGATCGCGCGTGGCGCGAAGATCTGGCGCAGGAATGGGGCTCTCCCTCGTGGAAGCTCTAG
- a CDS encoding recombinase family protein codes for MELQRLQKTRRVALYARVSTDGQSVENQLKELEAVAIKEGWEVVERFVDKGISGAKGREGRPAFDRLCKGIVRREFDMVAAWSVDRLGRSLQDLVTFLNDLHSKHANLYLHKQGIDTTTPGGKLLFQMLGVFAEFERSMIVERVRAGLKRAKAEGKVLGRPRVSAAVEAKVRVLRAKGEGMRKIAKTLGIGNCTVQRIVNA; via the coding sequence ATGGAGCTTCAGCGACTTCAGAAGACCAGGCGGGTAGCGCTGTATGCGCGAGTGAGTACGGACGGACAAAGCGTCGAGAATCAGTTGAAGGAACTGGAAGCGGTAGCCATCAAAGAAGGCTGGGAAGTGGTAGAGCGGTTTGTTGATAAGGGAATCAGCGGTGCGAAAGGGCGAGAGGGACGGCCTGCCTTTGACAGGCTTTGCAAAGGGATCGTGCGCCGTGAATTCGACATGGTGGCCGCTTGGTCTGTGGATCGGCTAGGCCGTAGCCTTCAAGACCTTGTTACCTTCCTCAACGATCTCCACAGCAAGCACGCCAACCTCTATCTCCACAAGCAAGGGATCGATACCACGACCCCAGGCGGGAAGCTGTTGTTTCAAATGCTGGGGGTCTTCGCTGAGTTTGAGCGAAGCATGATCGTGGAGCGTGTCAGGGCCGGTCTGAAGCGGGCGAAGGCAGAGGGCAAGGTGCTAGGCCGTCCCCGTGTTAGTGCGGCTGTAGAAGCCAAGGTGCGCGTTTTGAGAGCCAAAGGCGAGGGCATGCGGAAGATAGCCAAGACGTTGGGGATCGGGAACTGTACCGTTCAGCGAATCGTTAACGCTTAG
- a CDS encoding site-specific integrase — MSPEQIRHLLQQYISTRLDEWEQSWYGGEHPACDRVEVVYEGDRPEEHGTWQAIEARLAEWDERKTVGALKSNRLEGFDGAMEDFFQRYGLRLEKGTQLYRLVSRELVKAQQTIAREIQKRVRGNYEGVAVPGRLTVAAAVPEHGKEPLPPGPPLLLSVVSVDYLKEHERQAPGTREAKRVALRTFIEVIGDKDLRSVTPQECLGYRDALTKLPAHMTKRYSGKTAAEVLKETDGKNDIQRLSLSTVNKQLSFVQGFFTWAIAPPRLYLTRNPVDGVAYQGVVSSSYEPFADEEIRRLFTCEEYKDQLRRQGRGEYARYWLPLILLYTGARREEIAGLAVTDVKTEVGVHYFDITPDEARGRRLKTKVSRRVVPIHSHLQELGFLEYVELRRRSKGELLFPTPQPARPPQAGKSGTGGRRRWTTQGDAVGKWWARLLKQQNVTGKKALHSFRSTLTTKLHAAGVDGETRRKLIGHSGEDVHEQTYLRPHLPTLQAALEKLDFRPLLKGLPKFKA; from the coding sequence ATGTCGCCTGAACAGATCCGTCACCTTCTCCAGCAGTACATTTCCACTCGCCTAGATGAGTGGGAGCAATCATGGTATGGCGGGGAGCATCCGGCTTGTGACCGAGTGGAGGTTGTATATGAGGGGGACCGTCCCGAAGAACACGGCACCTGGCAAGCGATAGAGGCTCGCCTCGCTGAGTGGGATGAGCGAAAAACCGTTGGCGCTCTGAAATCCAACAGGCTGGAGGGGTTTGACGGGGCGATGGAGGACTTCTTCCAGCGTTACGGGTTACGGCTGGAGAAGGGAACCCAGCTCTACCGGCTGGTATCCCGTGAGCTGGTGAAGGCCCAACAGACTATTGCTAGGGAGATTCAAAAACGGGTGCGGGGAAACTATGAGGGAGTGGCTGTCCCCGGTCGGTTGACCGTTGCTGCTGCCGTCCCAGAACATGGGAAGGAACCCCTACCTCCTGGTCCGCCTCTGTTGCTGTCGGTCGTTAGTGTGGACTATCTCAAGGAGCATGAACGGCAAGCGCCAGGGACACGGGAAGCCAAAAGGGTGGCGCTACGGACATTCATAGAAGTCATTGGGGATAAGGATCTTCGTTCAGTGACTCCGCAAGAGTGTCTCGGTTATCGGGATGCGTTGACCAAACTCCCCGCCCACATGACGAAGCGGTATTCAGGTAAGACAGCGGCTGAAGTTCTCAAGGAGACCGATGGGAAGAACGATATTCAACGACTTTCCCTCTCGACAGTGAACAAACAGCTTTCGTTCGTTCAGGGATTCTTCACTTGGGCGATTGCTCCCCCCCGTCTGTACCTCACACGGAATCCGGTAGATGGAGTGGCCTATCAGGGTGTGGTGTCATCGTCTTATGAACCGTTCGCCGATGAGGAGATCCGGCGACTGTTCACTTGTGAGGAGTACAAAGACCAGCTCCGACGACAGGGGCGTGGGGAGTATGCCCGATACTGGTTGCCGCTGATCCTCCTTTACACGGGCGCACGTCGAGAAGAAATCGCCGGTCTAGCCGTTACCGATGTGAAGACTGAGGTAGGCGTTCACTATTTCGACATCACTCCAGACGAAGCGAGGGGCCGACGACTCAAAACTAAAGTCAGTCGGCGGGTTGTCCCTATTCATTCTCACCTTCAGGAACTCGGATTCTTGGAATATGTGGAACTGCGCCGAAGGTCAAAGGGGGAGTTACTCTTCCCCACGCCACAACCGGCAAGACCTCCCCAAGCGGGGAAGTCTGGGACTGGAGGGCGGCGACGGTGGACAACACAAGGCGATGCCGTTGGTAAGTGGTGGGCTCGTCTTCTCAAACAGCAAAACGTAACAGGGAAGAAGGCCCTGCACTCATTCCGCTCAACCCTGACGACCAAACTTCATGCGGCTGGAGTAGATGGTGAAACCCGCCGAAAACTGATCGGACATAGCGGAGAGGATGTCCATGAGCAAACCTACCTCCGTCCGCACCTTCCGACACTCCAAGCGGCTTTGGAAAAACTAGACTTCCGTCCGCTCCTCAAAGGTCTCCCGAAGTTCAAGGCCTAA
- the rplI gene encoding 50S ribosomal protein L9, with protein sequence MKVILQETLEGVGHLGDLIDVSTGFARNFLLPRRKAVEANSRSIKAFEHVKRVAAEKAKKEKLEIEAHAKSLSAVTVTIEAQVGKDDKMFGSVTNKDIVDGLAAQGFTVDRRKVQLAQPIKELGTVTVPVKMPRDVTATITVRVVKKQEPEAPSA encoded by the coding sequence ATGAAAGTCATTCTTCAAGAGACGCTCGAAGGGGTCGGACACCTGGGCGATCTGATCGATGTGTCCACCGGGTTTGCCAGGAATTTCCTCCTCCCGCGCCGCAAGGCCGTTGAGGCGAATAGCCGCAGCATCAAGGCCTTTGAACACGTCAAGCGCGTGGCCGCCGAAAAAGCGAAGAAGGAAAAGCTCGAAATCGAAGCGCATGCGAAGAGCCTGTCGGCTGTGACGGTCACGATCGAGGCGCAGGTCGGCAAAGACGACAAGATGTTCGGGTCCGTGACGAACAAGGACATCGTGGACGGCTTGGCCGCTCAAGGCTTCACGGTGGATCGCCGCAAAGTGCAACTCGCCCAGCCCATCAAGGAACTGGGCACGGTCACCGTGCCGGTCAAGATGCCGCGCGACGTCACCGCGACGATCACGGTGCGTGTGGTGAAGAAGCAGGAACCGGAAGCTCCTTCCGCTTAA
- the glyA gene encoding serine hydroxymethyltransferase, which translates to MRDAIGSLEALKATDLDVYAAIEAEETRQHDKLLLIASENFASPAVLAAQGSLMTNKYAEGYPGKRYYGGCQHVDTVEDLAIQRAKQLFGADHVNVQPHSGSSANMAAYLSVLKPGDTILGMDLAQGGHLTHGSKVSFSGMIFKAFSYGVDRQTETIDYDAVQKIAEECRPRMLVVGASAYARVLDFPRFQQIAKSVGAYLMVDIAHIAGLIAAGLHPSPVPYADFVTTTTHKTLRGPRAGIVMCKAEHAKAVDKIIFPGLQGGPLMHVIAAKAVALKEALSPSFKKYQQQVIANARVLAQGLLDRGYKIVSGGTDTHLFLVNLSNKGITGKEADAALDAAGIIVNKNAVPYDEKPPAVASGIRIGSPIVSTRGMREAEMKEIVELVDRVLQNRQNPAVLEEVRAQAKALCGRFPIFHSY; encoded by the coding sequence ATGCGGGACGCGATAGGGTCGTTGGAAGCGCTCAAGGCAACAGATCTGGATGTCTATGCTGCCATTGAGGCAGAAGAAACACGCCAGCACGACAAGTTATTGCTGATCGCATCGGAAAACTTCGCCAGCCCCGCGGTCTTGGCGGCTCAGGGCAGCCTCATGACCAACAAATATGCGGAGGGCTATCCCGGCAAGCGCTACTACGGCGGATGCCAGCACGTCGATACCGTCGAAGACCTCGCGATCCAACGGGCCAAGCAACTCTTCGGCGCGGACCACGTCAACGTGCAGCCCCATTCCGGTTCGTCCGCCAACATGGCGGCGTACCTCTCCGTCCTCAAGCCGGGGGACACCATTCTTGGGATGGACCTCGCCCAAGGCGGCCACCTGACGCATGGCAGCAAAGTCAGTTTCTCCGGCATGATCTTCAAGGCCTTCTCCTATGGAGTGGACCGCCAGACCGAAACCATCGACTACGATGCCGTGCAGAAGATCGCGGAGGAATGCCGACCCCGCATGCTCGTCGTCGGCGCCAGCGCCTACGCGCGCGTGCTCGACTTTCCGCGCTTTCAGCAGATCGCCAAGTCCGTCGGCGCCTATCTCATGGTGGACATCGCCCATATCGCCGGACTGATCGCGGCGGGACTCCATCCCAGCCCGGTTCCCTATGCCGATTTCGTCACCACGACCACGCATAAGACGCTTCGCGGCCCCCGCGCCGGCATCGTCATGTGCAAGGCGGAGCATGCCAAAGCCGTCGATAAGATCATCTTCCCGGGCCTTCAGGGTGGGCCCTTGATGCACGTGATTGCGGCCAAAGCCGTGGCGCTCAAGGAAGCCTTGTCGCCCTCGTTTAAGAAATACCAGCAGCAGGTCATTGCCAATGCCCGCGTCCTTGCGCAAGGCTTGCTGGACCGCGGCTATAAGATTGTCTCCGGGGGCACCGACACCCATCTCTTCCTGGTGAACCTCAGCAACAAAGGCATCACCGGGAAAGAGGCCGATGCGGCGCTGGATGCAGCGGGCATCATCGTCAATAAGAACGCCGTTCCCTATGATGAAAAGCCGCCGGCCGTGGCCAGCGGCATCCGGATTGGATCGCCGATCGTTTCGACCCGCGGGATGCGCGAGGCCGAGATGAAGGAGATCGTGGAGCTGGTCGATCGCGTGTTGCAAAACCGGCAAAATCCGGCCGTCCTGGAAGAGGTCCGTGCGCAAGCCAAGGCACTCTGTGGCCGCTTCCCAATCTTCCACTCCTACTAG
- the nrdR gene encoding transcriptional regulator NrdR, producing the protein MKCPFCDELEDKVVDSRMAKEGEVIRRRRECLGCKRRYTTYERVEEILPVVVKKDGRRESFDRTKILSGLKKACEKRPISTATIETVTDRIEKRIQEMGESEIESRIVGEEVMKELHQLDQVAYVRFASVYREFKDIDQFMDELKSLAQQRRER; encoded by the coding sequence GTGAAATGTCCGTTCTGTGACGAACTCGAAGATAAGGTGGTGGACTCGCGCATGGCGAAAGAGGGCGAGGTCATTCGCCGCCGCCGCGAGTGCCTCGGTTGCAAGCGGCGCTATACCACGTATGAACGCGTGGAAGAAATTCTTCCCGTGGTCGTGAAAAAAGATGGACGGCGCGAGTCGTTCGACCGCACGAAAATTCTCTCCGGCCTCAAGAAAGCCTGCGAGAAGCGGCCGATCAGCACCGCCACTATCGAGACCGTCACGGATCGGATCGAGAAGCGCATTCAAGAGATGGGCGAGAGCGAAATCGAGAGCCGGATCGTGGGCGAAGAAGTGATGAAAGAACTTCATCAGCTGGACCAGGTCGCCTATGTTCGTTTTGCCTCTGTGTACAGGGAATTCAAGGACATCGACCAATTCATGGATGAGCTGAAATCTCTGGCCCAGCAACGCCGGGAGCGGTAG